The Streptomyces sp. NBC_00286 nucleotide sequence ACCAGCCAGGGGCGGAGCCTGGCGTTCAGGTCGTCGCGGGTGCCTCGTCCCGGACGAGACCGGCGACGTGGTCGGTGATCGTGTCGAGAATGTCCGCCCAGGCCGCGTCATCGCCGAGGACGAGGAAGTTCAGAGTCAGGCCGTCGGTCATGGCGGCCAGATAGCGGGCCAACACGGGGACGGGTACGCGGAGTTCGAAGTTCATGCTGTGCCGGAGCTGTTCGATGAGTTCGGCGTAGGTGTCGGAGTACAGCTCGTACTGCCGTCGTGCCAGATGCTCGAACCCGGGTTGGCGCAGGGCGTACTGAGTCAGTTCATACGTGAGCATGTGCTCGCCCGGATTGGCGGACACATGGTCCCAGTAGGCCTGGAAGCCGGCCCCGATGGTCTCCCGCAGGGTGGCTTTCGGCCGGATCGCTTCCTTCACCACCGTGACGTAATGACCGGTGATCGTCTCGATGACGGACTCGATCAAGGCCTGCTTGGAGTCGAAGCAGTAGTGGAAGACGCTCAGTGACACGCCCGCCTCGGCGGCGATGGACCGGGTCGTCGTCCGGGGGACACCGTCTCGGGTCATCGCACGGATCGCCGCCTCGGTGAGCTGTCGGCGCCGCTCGGCCGACGGCATCCGTGCCATGTGGAATCCCTTTGCTCTCGTGTCTCGGCTCTTGTGTCTCGGCTCTTGTGTTCCGCCGGGGAAAGCGGCCCGCGGCCGGCCGGATCAGGCGAGCTGATCCGGCCGGCCGCGGCCCTGGACACCGACTCGGTGCCGTCACTTGCTGTAGACGCCGACTTCGCGGAGGGAGTATCCCCATTCGGTGCCCCGCTCGAGCCCTTGGACGCGCACATAGCGGGCCGGCACGCCGCTGAACCGGGCCGTGTCCAGGCCGCCGTCGCCGGCGGTGGTGGACCATACGGACTGCCAGTTCGTGCCGTCGGTGGAGAGCTGGATGCGGTACGCCTTCCCGTAGGCACGCTCCCAGTCGAGGGTGACGCGCTTGACGAGGGTCGCGGACCCGAGGTCGAGCCGGAGCCACTGGTCGCCGCTCCAGTCGCTCGCCCAGCGGGTGTTCGGCTTGCCGTCCACGGCCCTGGAGGGTGCGTAACTCGTGAACGGGTTCGACTCCGAGGAACTGGCCGAGGCGGTCGAGCCCGAGGCGAGATTGACCCCGGCCTTGTGGTCCTCGGACGCTCCCCAGGTGCCGAGATAGGACTCGGCGCCCCGCAGGAGGTCGTCCACGACGTCCTGGCCGCCGACCTTCCGGATGTCCTCGATCCAGTCCGGGATCATGCCGGCGTGGGCGCCGCCGTCGGTGTTGTAGTCCCAAGTGCGTTCGCCGGTGGTCTGTTTGGCGATGACGGAGCCGCCGTCGACGCTCTTGAAGGGGTACGTGACCGGGTTCGAGGTGTCCGCGCCGCGCGGGGCGGGATGGTCTCCGATGCCGTTGAAGTCGGTGCCGTAGCCGTAGCCCACGCCGTACTTCTCGCGCAGCGCGTCCGTGCGCTTCGCCTCCGCGCTGAACTCCTCGGAGCCGTGCATGTACTGGGCGACGAAGCCGCCGAGGGAGTAGACCCGCTCGGTCCAGTTGAGGTCCATCCAGCTGTGCGAGGACAGGACACCCGGGTACTGCTCGGCCTCGAAGATGTCGAGCACCCGGCCGGTGGCCTTGACGCTCATGTGGTCGATCTCGAGCATCATCTTGCGTTTCATCATGCCGCGCACGGCGTACTCGCCGAGACCGGTGAGACCGCGGACGTTGCACTGTGCGTCCTCGTCGTACTCCGGGACCTCCACGCCGTCCGGGAGGTCCTCCTCGGCGTCGGACGCCTCGGGCTCCCCGATGGGGTTGTCCTTCTGCGGGCCGGTGCACTTCTCCGTCTGCCAGAAGGTGCCCGTCGACAGGAACTGGCCGACGTTGATGGCCGTACCGAGCCCGTGCTCGTCGAAGCGGACCCCGCACAGCGCGTTGTCGAACTTGTGGCACAGGAACATGCTGCGCACGCCCAGGTCGTACAGCTCGTCGAGGCCCTTGTCGATGTCCTCCTTGTCGCACTGCGCGATGTCGAGGACCTGCTTGCAGCCGAACGGCTCGGAGGTCTCGACGCCCAGGATGACGGCGAGCTTGCCCTGCTCGATGACCTCGCGGGCTTGCGCGCTGTCGGTGACGATCCGGAACCAGCCCTTGCCGGTGCCGCCGTACATCTTGTCGATGTGGTCCTGCATGTCGTACGTCAGCTTCGCCTGGAGCCGGATCGAGGTCATCTCGTCGCAACTGCGGTCCTTGAAGGGGTAGACCGAGCAGATCATGCCGTTGGTGACGAGGTCGTTGACGAGGACCCGCTGACCGCCGCGCCAGGCGCGCTCGATCCAGGCGTAGTAGTTCGCCTGATGGGTCATTGAGTCGTACGCCGGCCAGTCCTTGAACGTCGGCCAGCCGACCGGGTCGTGCTTGCCGTCACCGCCGTGGGTGATGTAGTCGAAGATCGCGAGCGAGCCGTCGGGATAGTGCTCGGGACAGTCCTTGAGCGCGTCGGCGATCCCTTTCTCGGAGAAGGGCTTGCCGCAGATGAGCCGGCCGCCGAAGGCCTCGTTGGAGAACAGGTGGTTGTGCGCGTCGACGAGACCCCGTACCTCCCCCTGGGAGTCGGTTCCCTTGAAGGGCTCGCCCGTGACATTGATCTGGGAGTCCGGCGCGGGCCGCGCGACCGGGTTCCACCAGTCCGTCTCGGCCGCGGAACTGGACGTGGGGCCGAGCGTCATGGTCATCACGATGAAGAGCAGCGAGAGAAGCGTGATGGGGGTACGCCTGCGGTGTGGCTGTCGAGTCATGGTCATCACTCACGTCTCCGGTCGGCGGATGGCGCTGTCGATGAGCCAGACAGATGGTTATGGGCATGACTAGATCAATGCCTGGCTGTCATGACTCGTACAAGCGGATGCCATGAGAATCGCGACTGTGGTTAACCGAGTCAAGAGTCCGGGACAGATGACCTGATGGCTCGTCGGTCGCCCTGAGCTTCCGGGCGCTGTTGCGTGACCGTCGAAGGACGCTGAACGGGCAGTCCTAGAGGGGGCGCGGGGCGGTGTCGATATGCGACTCCGTCGCGTGGGCGCGACAAGCCGCAGCGCACCCGCACTCGCACCCAAGAACCAACCAGTGACCCGTTGGGCGTTGGGCGTTGGGTCATCCGACTCAGGCCACTAGGGGGCTTCTGCCCCCGTCTCCAGGCCCGTGGGCCGGCCAAGTGCCCCCTGGGGCGGAAGGCTGGTGGGCCGGGTGCGGAGCACCTCTTCGACGGAGGAGAGGGCGAAGCGGACGGCGCCGGTGATCACGGCCTCGTCGCCCAGGGCGGACAACCGCCACTGCGGCAGGTCGACGAGGAGGCTGCCGGCCTCCTCCTCGGCGGCGTTCAGGAGGAGTTCAGCCGCCGGAAGCAGGCCGGGGTTGGGGAAGAGGCTGGTGCCGAGCACGACCAGCGCAGGGTCGAGGGCCAGCAGCACGGGGGCGATTCCGGCGGCCAGCCTTCGTCCGTACGACGTGATGGCCGCGACCGCTTTGGGATCCCCTGAAGCGGCACCGCGGACGATGTCGGTGCCGGTGCCACGCGCAGGATCCGGAGGATCCGAGGCGACGGCGTCCGGTACCAGGGGTTCGAGGCCGGGCTGCGACGAGGTGCTGCCGGGGAACCGGATGAAGCCGATCTCACCGGCCGCACCGCGGTGTCCGCGCAGCAGGCGCCCCCCGGTGATGACACCCGCGCCGAGGCGTTCGCCGAGCAGGACGAAGACCATCTCGTCGGCCGCGCCGCCGACCCCGCGCCACTGCTCGCCGAGCGCGGCGAGGTTGGCGTCGTTCTCTACGGCGACCGGGCAGCCGAGGGCGTCGCGGAGGGTGGTGACGATGTCCGCCTCGGCCCAGCCCTTGAGGTTGTCGGCCTGCCGGACACGGGTGTTGCTCCGGTCCACCAGGCCGGGGGTGCCCACCGTCGCGGCCCACACCCGCCCGGCGTCGGCTCCGGAGCGCTCGATCGTGCGCCGCACCACCCCGGTCACGGCGCGGGCGCGGGCCCGGCCACCCAAGTCGGCGCGCACCGCCTTGCGTTCGACGGCCACCGGTTGGCCGTCGAGGTCGGCCAGACAGGCGCTCACCGAGCGGGCCCGTACATCCACGCCGATGACATAGCCCGCGTGCGGGCAGAAGCGGAACCGGCGGGCCGGGCGGCCCGGCGAACGCTGGCCACGGGCGGAGACGGCCGGGGCGACCTCGATGAGGCCGCGGTCCATGAGTTCCTCGACGATCGCCTCAACTGTGGGACGGGAGAGCTTGGTTGCCTCGGCCAGCGTGGAGAGCCGGGGGTGCGGATCGGTCGAGCGTACGGCGGCGAGAATGGCCGCGGCGTTCGTGGCACGCAGGTCCGCGACGCCCACCACCGCGGGCAGTTCGCGCCCGGGGGAGTACGGCTCGGGCTGTCCGCCGAGCGGCCACGGCGCCTGCGCGGCGGGTGCCCGGGACGGGGAGCGGTCCCTGGACGTGGCCAATGATCAACCTCCTGTGGAGCGGCCCAACAGCGGTACAGCCGGGGACCGGTGCGGACCGCCCCGACGATAACAATCCAGCCATGACTCCTTGACGCCTGCCAGACTCGCTCCGATTATAAAACGCAACTGCGTTATCGAACCAGTCGAACTCCACGGCGACTCGACGGCGTCTTCTCACCCTCCTCCGCCGCCTCCGCCGCGCCGCGTCCCGTCACGCCCAGGAGACCCCATGAGCCCCAGCCCGTCGTCCCCGTCGTCCCTGTCCAGACGTACGTTCCTCACAGTCACCGGCGCGGTCGGCGCCGCGGCGCTCACCGCGTGCAGCGAACTGACCCCAGGCGCATCGTCGTCCGACAAGAGCAGTACCGGCCCCGTCTCCACGGCGATCCCGGCCGACGAGAAGATCACGCTGGTGGTCGCCGACGCCGACGACACCACCATGACCCCGGGGCTGATCGCGGCCTTCCGCAAGAAGCACCCGAACATCACCGTCAAGCGCAACTACACCGGCTGGGACGACTACCTCAAGAGCATCAACACCACCATGTCGGCCGACAGCGCCCCCGACATCGCCCAGTTCACCTCCGGCATGCAGAACCTCGTCCCGGGGCGGCTGTTGCTCAAGGTCGGCGAGTACGGCAAGGCGTACGGCTGGGCCAAGAAGTTCCCCGGCCTGGACCAGATCACCCTCACCCCGGACGGCAAGACCGTCGGTACCGGCCATCTGTACGGGGTGGGCGCGGGCCTGTCGTTCGAAGGCGTCTACTACAACAAGTCCAAGGCGCAGAAGCTCGGCCTGACCGTCCCTCCGGCCACCCTGGAAGAGCTGGAGGCCCTCTTCGCCAAGGCCAAGGCGGCCGGTGAGACCGCACTCGTCGCCGGCAACCTCGACGGCGGCCTCAACCACGCCTTCAACGTGCTGCTCTCGGCCCATCTGACGCCGAAGGACCGCGAGGCGTGGGCCTACGGCCACCAGAGCGCCACCATCGTGCTGCCGGAGGCCGAGAAGGCGGCCGAGACGCTCAAGCGGTGGGTGGACGAGGGGTATGTCACCCCCAAGGTCAACGGCGTCAGCGACAACGACGCCACCGCCGCGTTCGCCAAGGGCGACGGCGTCTTCCGCATCAGCGGCAACTGGGCCGCGGCGGCGGTCGCCGAGGGCCTGGGCGAAGGGGCCGGCTACTTCAACATGCCGCCCGTCACCTCCGGCGGGAAGGTACGCACCACCGGCGCCGGGGTGTACTACTGCGTGTCCAGCAAGTCGAAGAACGCTGCCGCGGCCGCCGCCTTCCTCGACTTCACCGCCGGCGCGGAGGCCGCGGCCATCACCGCCAAGGCGGGCTTCATGGCTCCCGACGCGGGCGCCATGCCGAGCCAGAGCGGACT carries:
- a CDS encoding ABC transporter substrate-binding protein encodes the protein MSPSPSSPSSLSRRTFLTVTGAVGAAALTACSELTPGASSSDKSSTGPVSTAIPADEKITLVVADADDTTMTPGLIAAFRKKHPNITVKRNYTGWDDYLKSINTTMSADSAPDIAQFTSGMQNLVPGRLLLKVGEYGKAYGWAKKFPGLDQITLTPDGKTVGTGHLYGVGAGLSFEGVYYNKSKAQKLGLTVPPATLEELEALFAKAKAAGETALVAGNLDGGLNHAFNVLLSAHLTPKDREAWAYGHQSATIVLPEAEKAAETLKRWVDEGYVTPKVNGVSDNDATAAFAKGDGVFRISGNWAAAAVAEGLGEGAGYFNMPPVTSGGKVRTTGAGVYYCVSSKSKNAAAAAAFLDFTAGAEAAAITAKAGFMAPDAGAMPSQSGLLGDVQKGWQAVVKDAGLQPFIQNSSSPTMADTLTTQLQLLAGGKTTTEKFLAGLQTDFENYHK
- a CDS encoding ROK family transcriptional regulator translates to MATSRDRSPSRAPAAQAPWPLGGQPEPYSPGRELPAVVGVADLRATNAAAILAAVRSTDPHPRLSTLAEATKLSRPTVEAIVEELMDRGLIEVAPAVSARGQRSPGRPARRFRFCPHAGYVIGVDVRARSVSACLADLDGQPVAVERKAVRADLGGRARARAVTGVVRRTIERSGADAGRVWAATVGTPGLVDRSNTRVRQADNLKGWAEADIVTTLRDALGCPVAVENDANLAALGEQWRGVGGAADEMVFVLLGERLGAGVITGGRLLRGHRGAAGEIGFIRFPGSTSSQPGLEPLVPDAVASDPPDPARGTGTDIVRGAASGDPKAVAAITSYGRRLAAGIAPVLLALDPALVVLGTSLFPNPGLLPAAELLLNAAEEEAGSLLVDLPQWRLSALGDEAVITGAVRFALSSVEEVLRTRPTSLPPQGALGRPTGLETGAEAP
- a CDS encoding discoidin domain-containing protein, giving the protein MTMTRQPHRRRTPITLLSLLFIVMTMTLGPTSSSAAETDWWNPVARPAPDSQINVTGEPFKGTDSQGEVRGLVDAHNHLFSNEAFGGRLICGKPFSEKGIADALKDCPEHYPDGSLAIFDYITHGGDGKHDPVGWPTFKDWPAYDSMTHQANYYAWIERAWRGGQRVLVNDLVTNGMICSVYPFKDRSCDEMTSIRLQAKLTYDMQDHIDKMYGGTGKGWFRIVTDSAQAREVIEQGKLAVILGVETSEPFGCKQVLDIAQCDKEDIDKGLDELYDLGVRSMFLCHKFDNALCGVRFDEHGLGTAINVGQFLSTGTFWQTEKCTGPQKDNPIGEPEASDAEEDLPDGVEVPEYDEDAQCNVRGLTGLGEYAVRGMMKRKMMLEIDHMSVKATGRVLDIFEAEQYPGVLSSHSWMDLNWTERVYSLGGFVAQYMHGSEEFSAEAKRTDALREKYGVGYGYGTDFNGIGDHPAPRGADTSNPVTYPFKSVDGGSVIAKQTTGERTWDYNTDGGAHAGMIPDWIEDIRKVGGQDVVDDLLRGAESYLGTWGASEDHKAGVNLASGSTASASSSESNPFTSYAPSRAVDGKPNTRWASDWSGDQWLRLDLGSATLVKRVTLDWERAYGKAYRIQLSTDGTNWQSVWSTTAGDGGLDTARFSGVPARYVRVQGLERGTEWGYSLREVGVYSK
- a CDS encoding TetR/AcrR family transcriptional regulator, translating into MARMPSAERRRQLTEAAIRAMTRDGVPRTTTRSIAAEAGVSLSVFHYCFDSKQALIESVIETITGHYVTVVKEAIRPKATLRETIGAGFQAYWDHVSANPGEHMLTYELTQYALRQPGFEHLARRQYELYSDTYAELIEQLRHSMNFELRVPVPVLARYLAAMTDGLTLNFLVLGDDAAWADILDTITDHVAGLVRDEAPATT